In Lautropia mirabilis, one DNA window encodes the following:
- the ispG gene encoding flavodoxin-dependent (E)-4-hydroxy-3-methylbut-2-enyl-diphosphate synthase, which produces MTAHAGEERPSTTHPDPMPVGPGQRRRTRQVVVRWDDNQVLIGSDGPVVVQSMTNTDTAEAIATAIQTRALAKAGSELVRITVNTPAAAAEVPAIREQLDRMGCKVPLVGDFHYNGHKLLHDFPECAEALSKYRINPGNVGSSAKRDDNYRAMVEAACRHGKPVRIGVNWGSLDQSVLARLMDANSARAQPWDAQAVMREALVTSAIESAQEAERIGLPGDAIVLSAKVSNVQDVVAVYTELARRCDYPLHVGLTEAGMGSKGIVASSAALSLLLQQGIGDTIRISLTPEPGGDRSKEVVVAQEILQSLGLRSFAPMVVACPGCGRTSSTFFQELADRIQRYLREQMPVWSTQYPGVENMNVAVMGCIVNGPGESKHADIGISLPGADESPVAPVYIDGERTVTLKGDHIAEEFQAIVENYVERRYGAKA; this is translated from the coding sequence ATGACTGCACACGCAGGCGAAGAAAGGCCCTCGACCACCCATCCCGATCCCATGCCGGTAGGCCCCGGACAGCGCCGCCGCACCCGCCAGGTGGTGGTGCGCTGGGATGACAACCAGGTCCTGATCGGCAGCGACGGACCGGTGGTCGTGCAGTCGATGACCAACACCGACACCGCCGAGGCCATCGCCACGGCCATCCAGACCCGCGCGCTGGCCAAGGCCGGCTCCGAGCTGGTCCGCATCACCGTCAACACCCCGGCCGCCGCAGCCGAAGTCCCCGCCATCCGCGAACAGCTCGATCGCATGGGCTGCAAGGTGCCGCTGGTGGGCGACTTCCACTACAACGGCCACAAGCTGCTGCACGACTTCCCCGAGTGCGCTGAGGCACTGTCCAAGTACCGCATCAACCCGGGCAACGTGGGCAGCAGCGCCAAGCGTGACGACAACTACCGCGCCATGGTCGAGGCCGCCTGCCGTCACGGCAAACCGGTGCGCATCGGCGTCAACTGGGGCTCGCTTGACCAGTCCGTGCTGGCGCGCCTGATGGACGCCAACTCGGCCCGCGCCCAGCCCTGGGACGCCCAGGCCGTTATGCGCGAGGCGCTTGTCACCTCTGCCATCGAAAGCGCCCAGGAGGCCGAACGCATCGGCCTTCCCGGCGACGCCATCGTGCTGTCGGCCAAGGTCTCCAACGTGCAGGACGTGGTGGCCGTCTATACCGAACTGGCCCGCCGCTGCGACTACCCGCTGCACGTCGGCCTGACCGAAGCCGGCATGGGCAGCAAGGGCATCGTGGCCTCTTCCGCCGCGCTGTCGCTGCTGCTGCAGCAGGGCATCGGCGACACCATCCGCATCTCGCTCACGCCTGAGCCGGGCGGCGACCGCAGCAAGGAAGTGGTGGTCGCACAGGAGATCCTGCAGTCGCTGGGCCTGCGCTCGTTTGCCCCCATGGTGGTGGCCTGCCCGGGCTGCGGCCGCACCAGCAGCACATTCTTCCAGGAACTGGCCGACCGCATCCAGCGCTACCTGCGCGAGCAGATGCCGGTCTGGAGCACGCAGTATCCGGGCGTGGAGAACATGAACGTGGCCGTCATGGGCTGCATCGTCAACGGCCCGGGCGAGTCCAAGCACGCCGACATCGGCATCTCGTTGCCTGGTGCCGACGAGTCCCCGGTGGCGCCGGTCTACATCGACGGCGAGCGCACCGTGACCCTGAAGGGCGACCACATCGCCGAAGAGTTCCAGGCCATCGTCGAGAACTACGTCGAGCGCCGCTACGGCGCCAAGGCATAA
- the hisS gene encoding histidine--tRNA ligase has product MNDLLPQTSARWQRFEEIVASWARSYGYSQIRTPIVEPTPLFARGLGTVTDIVEKEMYSFRDALNGEELTLRPEGTAGVVRAVIEHNLLYDGPRRLWYLGPMFRHERPQRGRYRQFHQVGVEALGYGGPEVDAEVIAMGQRLWDDLGIEGLQLQINSIGDAPERARHRQDLIDHFEKHAELLDEEAKRRLHANPLRILDSKNPAMQEIIEQAPRLIDYLEGPSREHFEQLRGYLARLGIEATLNPRLVRGMDYYNRTVFEWVTDRLGAQATVCGGGRYDALIEMLGGKPAPACGFAIGVERLLDLVEQAGGLGEGDAPDVYLISSGDGTMAAALHTAEALRARGIEVLMHAGGGSFKSQFKRAGASGAHLALVIGEDELKAGEATLKWLREGEAGQGGRQVRIRLDDAPEAVGRALLGQTDED; this is encoded by the coding sequence ATGAACGACCTGCTGCCGCAGACCTCGGCGCGCTGGCAGCGCTTCGAGGAAATCGTCGCCTCCTGGGCGCGCAGCTATGGCTACAGCCAGATCCGCACGCCCATCGTCGAACCCACCCCCCTGTTCGCCCGGGGCCTGGGCACCGTCACCGACATCGTCGAAAAGGAGATGTACTCCTTCCGCGATGCCCTCAACGGTGAGGAACTCACCCTGCGTCCCGAAGGCACCGCCGGCGTGGTGCGTGCCGTCATCGAGCACAACCTGCTCTATGATGGTCCGCGGCGCCTCTGGTACCTGGGGCCCATGTTCCGGCACGAGCGCCCCCAGCGCGGCCGCTATCGCCAGTTCCATCAGGTGGGCGTCGAGGCACTGGGCTATGGCGGCCCCGAAGTCGATGCCGAAGTCATCGCCATGGGCCAGCGTCTCTGGGATGACCTGGGTATCGAAGGGCTGCAGCTGCAGATCAACTCCATTGGCGATGCGCCCGAGCGCGCCCGCCATCGTCAGGACCTGATCGACCACTTCGAGAAGCATGCCGAACTGCTGGACGAGGAGGCCAAACGACGGCTGCACGCCAACCCGCTGCGCATTCTCGACAGCAAGAACCCGGCCATGCAGGAGATCATCGAGCAGGCGCCGCGCCTGATCGACTACCTGGAAGGCCCGTCGCGCGAGCATTTCGAGCAGCTGCGCGGCTATCTGGCGCGGCTGGGCATCGAGGCCACGCTGAATCCGCGTCTCGTGCGCGGCATGGACTACTACAACCGCACCGTCTTCGAGTGGGTCACCGATCGGCTGGGCGCGCAGGCCACGGTCTGTGGCGGCGGTCGCTACGATGCGCTCATCGAGATGCTGGGCGGCAAGCCGGCCCCTGCCTGCGGCTTTGCCATCGGGGTCGAGCGTCTGCTGGATCTGGTCGAGCAGGCCGGCGGCCTGGGCGAGGGTGATGCGCCCGACGTCTACCTCATCAGCAGCGGCGACGGCACGATGGCGGCTGCGCTGCACACGGCCGAGGCGCTGCGTGCCCGGGGCATCGAGGTGCTGATGCACGCCGGCGGCGGCAGCTTCAAGTCGCAGTTCAAGCGGGCCGGGGCCAGCGGGGCCCACCTGGCGCTGGTCATCGGCGAAGACGAGCTGAAGGCCGGCGAGGCAACCCTGAAATGGCTGCGCGAGGGCGAAGCCGGGCAGGGCGGCCGGCAGGTGCGCATCCGTCTCGACGACGCGCCCGAGGCCGTGGGTCGTGCCCTGCTGGGCCAGACCGACGAGGACTGA
- a CDS encoding YfgM family protein — translation MAYNLQDQEQIDELKAFWANNGNRLMWLAVIALAVFAGWRAWNWYHDSQAQDAAREYAGLLSAADSGKIEQVRERYDAIQKGYGSSVYAGMAGLRAAEAFAKANQPDAAVAALESVMKNSTEPGFKPIAGVRLAGLLLDQKKYDEATKAIDSGNIGPVSGEMAASVADRRGDILAAQGKASDAKAAWEEALKLLPRHNQLRSLVQYKLDAVTD, via the coding sequence ATGGCATACAACCTTCAGGATCAGGAACAGATCGACGAACTGAAGGCGTTCTGGGCCAACAACGGCAACCGTCTGATGTGGCTGGCCGTCATCGCGCTGGCGGTCTTTGCCGGCTGGCGTGCCTGGAACTGGTACCACGACAGCCAGGCCCAGGATGCTGCCCGCGAGTACGCTGGCCTGCTGTCGGCGGCCGACTCCGGCAAGATCGAGCAGGTCCGCGAGCGCTATGACGCCATCCAGAAAGGCTATGGCAGCAGCGTCTATGCCGGCATGGCCGGTCTGCGCGCGGCCGAGGCCTTTGCCAAGGCCAATCAGCCCGATGCCGCCGTGGCTGCGCTGGAAAGCGTCATGAAGAACAGCACCGAGCCGGGCTTCAAGCCGATTGCCGGCGTGCGCCTGGCGGGTCTGCTGCTCGACCAGAAGAAGTACGACGAAGCGACCAAGGCCATCGACTCCGGCAATATCGGCCCCGTCTCGGGCGAGATGGCGGCCAGCGTGGCCGATCGCCGCGGCGACATCCTGGCGGCCCAGGGCAAGGCGTCCGACGCCAAGGCGGCCTGGGAAGAGGCGCTGAAACTGCTGCCCCGGCACAACCAGCTGCGCTCGCTGGTGCAGTACAAGCTCGACGCGGTGACTGACTGA